The Pagrus major chromosome 1, Pma_NU_1.0 genome includes the window AACTAGACCCGTCTTATATATTGTTAAGTTGTTTACTTACATTAACTCTTAATGTTTCCAAGTTTACTCGAGGTgacgtttcatttggtcgcctgtcgctaaaacttccaggagagagtcagagagcgaggaggGAAGTGGGAGAACGAAACGAAACGAAAACACAACgtgaagaaaacatttaaaacctcGTCTGAGCCACAAAGAGAGATTTAATCAGCAAAGGGGAGTTTGACCgcgggatcatttgtgtttagtCACCACAAACATCCAGATGATTTCAGGTGTAAAATAGTGACaacgggagtgaagataaatcgCTAATCTCTGAGCTCCCGTTGGTGAAACAGCTCCAGATCGTAGGCAGAAGTGACGTGTTGTTGGTTTTAGCTAAATGTTCAGCAGGTATCATgttcaccatgttcaccatATTAGTGCAGCGTGAGGAAAACCAGGACGTAAACCTGGTCGCTCACAACTTTTTCTGTTGCTGAAAACTTTCTCTGGCAGGGCTGCAACTATATATTAATTTCACTATCCATTAATGTGCTGGTTATTTTCACAGTTATTGGTTTATGTCTAAAAAAACACCTCAGAATaacccaaagtgacgtcttctaACTCTGACCGAcagtccaacacacacagactcttcATCTgctgtcagaaatgacaaagaaaagcagcaaatcctctcaTTTAGGAAGcagatatttgacattttggctttaaaaatgactgaactgattaattgattatcagtaGAGTTGTCTGAGGCAACTTCTTAATGATAAAGAGATGATTTTAATGAGGAGATACTGTTGTGAATGATCAGGTGTGTTATCGGCGATCAACGAAGCGTTTAAGAGACTAACTGTTGTGTCGCTCTTCTGTCTTTCTAACAGCTCCTGTAGGTTTCCTGGGGTTAAATAGCcaacattgttttggtttcactcTCTTGACAAACCTCCCACACACCCACTCCTCTGTGAGcctcaaacaacaaaaacagggcGACTTCTCAAAGGTTTTGTTCCTTGAATTTTTCTGTAACGTCAGACTGAAACGAAACACAACGGCTGACTGACTCATCACTGACTGACGGACAAAGATGTTTCATTTGCGTTTCATCTTTAGGCTGAAGTGACTGCTGCTGGACGCACTGTACAtgatgactcacacacacacacacacacacacacagcggggAATATCCTGCAGTGCGCTGCAGCGAACACACAGGATTTCTTCTGTGTGAGTAAAGTCCACCTTCACTTCCTGGAGTCTCGGTTTCCCTTTTAGACACAGATCACAGTTACCAGCAGCAATAAGGAAGCTTCGTCCTGCGTTATTACTAAAGAGTTATGACTAATAACACACAGAGTTAAagccacacaacacacagttaaaGTGAGCGAGCAGAGTCAAaagatcagctgtgtgtgaaagagaaagttCAGAGAAAGAATCAGAAAAAGTGTCGTGTGTTGAAGGAAACTACAAGTCTGGAATATAGATTATAGATTATGGTTGTAAAACAATAAAgcgtgtgtttgtctgtgactGAGAGCTGCTGTAACTTTAATCAGGTCAGTCAGCAGCAACATGTTCCTGCATGTCAggccgacacacacactgtcagttaGCTCGACAAACAGACGGGTTGAAAGTGTCCAGAGGTCGAAGACTGAAGTCTGACGCCTCCGATCTGAGAGGAACGTCTGCTCTCTGTGAGCCGACAGACGGACTCAGTGTTCCAGTGGTCGATTGTGATCTCAGTTAATCCATTAGTTGATCACAACCCgaacatattcagtttactgtcacaggggaggaaaatattcacatctaacaagctggaatcagagaaattagactgtttttattaaaaagttaCTTCTTAATCGATTCACTGAACAGTTTGCTGTTGATTTAATATTTGATAAACagtaaacagacaaagaaacaagcAGAAAATACTCTGATCGGGCGAACAGCGTCGCCTCCAGTGAGAAGGTCATTAAGACTctcaattttcaggtactttacttgagtatttccattttctgctactttaaacttccatttaagttactagttactttgcagacttaatttattttatctgcagtcGCACACAAAAAACTCCCAGATACCAACTGGAgactcagtctcagtctcagtcagTCTACTTTAATTAGATTAATGTTTCTATGATTAAGACGTTGCCTGAACCAGATAAACTGATAATCAATTCATTATTTCAAcccttttttaaaaccaaaatatcaaatatctgCTGGtaccagcttcttaaatgttcgtcaatgaagagtctttgggttttggataaaagaagcaatctgaagacacTTTGTGCTCTTGGAAATTGAGATTACGATACTACGATTAATTGATGAATCATGAAGAAAATCAGTAGATTAAAAGTCAGTAAACAGCGAAACAAGTCGGACTCACAGTCCCTGTTTCTCCTTCACCCACACTAAAACCTGAGGCCTTTTTCTGGTCATGGATGAAGAGAAGCAGAACCTCCTCCGATCCCGAATCACAGAATATCTGACCGTGTTGATCTGTAATCTGGGTCTGATGTTGACGTGCAGAATGGGATCAGGACTGTGTGAGTCCACAGGATGCAGCTCAGTCAGactgtaaagaaaagaaagatggcGGCGGGTGTGtcggtgctgctgctggctgtcgTCAGGATGACTAAACACTGAAGCCTGCTGAGCAAGAAAATTCCTGCGAAGGAGgcagctgctgctcagtgagCCGACTCACACTGTGAGACACAACACACTTTACTCTCTGTGtaaacactcagacacacactgtccAGGAAAAGACACTAAATGTGTTAAAGTCACACCTGCTGGTAGTTTTTAGTCTTATTATAGCAGAGAGACATCACGGTCACgtgacttaaacgtctccaccactgagcgtcttactgcacagttactatccaggttttctacaaagtcagagtcagaacagtgtgtaactaaagtggcctgtaaagacggactagtgagcagatgagtccAATAGTACGAGTATAATGAGTTGTTGCAGTGATGCAAACTGACAACACGTcctaaataaaaactaaaaaagaccCAGGTGTCTGATGTGTCCGTGACGTCATGTGATCACATGGGTTCAGTCTGAGGCTGTAACACAACACCAGCTCTGATAGTTCAGTCAATGGAAAGGTATGcgagtccacacacacacacacacacacacacacacacacacacctgacgtGTCAGATCTCTGACGAACActgttttttctccacaaacGCAGCGTTTCTCAAAGTATTTTTGGACTTTTActtcagcagacagacagacagacagctggcaGAGGGGGGGACAGGGGAGGAGGACGGGGGACATTTTAAACTCACTCTGCTGATTCAAACACAGTTTTTACCACAACACAGAGTTTGACTTGTAAAGATTCACGGTGAGTTTTATAGTCAGTCAGACATCGTGTGCATCCTCCCcccacgtctctctctctctctctctctctctctctctctctgtctgttcttaTGTCTCTCGCCCCGTCACCTCTTCACCTCGTCCTCTCCGGGTGTCGCAGCAGATGGCCCCTCAGAGGGGCCCCACATGGGTTTaaagaggtgaggaggagggagataaTCACATAtaagaaagagtgtgtgtgtgtgtgtgtgtgtgtgtgttggccgAGAAATCGAGAGGTCACAGGTTCAGATCCAGCACCACCTCCACAGACCTGCAGCCCAACAGCTGCaccatcacagacacacagtctaACCCTGtgctggaaagtaactaagtacatttactcaagctcTGAGAATAAGTgtatttttgaggtacttttactttagtatttgTAACCGTAGTTACTGTTGAGAACAACAAAGATCGGATCGGAGTGGTTCCTGGTCCGTTTTATTGGAAAACCTtcctccaaaacaaacacacacagtctctccgtcagatttataaaacatcTCGTACGTCTGTTTGCACATCTCAGTCATCCAGAAACTGAACGCACGAGCCGCCTGAACATCCACACAATCTACTACCAATGTCTTTAAACACACCTCCAGTCACCTGGTTTGTGTTTAAAGAGACagagtttagtttattttgaggAGAAATGTCAGAAGCAAAGAatcagctgaagaagaagaagaagagtcatTAAACCGACTGTGAACTTGAAGTGATGATCGATCAGATCAACAGATGAAAACCAGTTTTATTCAGATCTTTAGACGAGTTAATAATTAAAGCTGTCTGAGTTAAAGCGAGAGGCCGagaagctcctctctgctgctggaggaggagacggatGAGCTTCATCATCTGGGTCTGAACGCTCCCTGAAAACTCTCAAAACTgtgaataaaaactgaaaaagtgaGATGACAAAATGTCAGAAGTGACCTGAATATCAGAGTCACAGAATCAGAAGCTCCTGACCTGCAGGAGCCTGACAGCTGCTCAACATGAAGCCAAACGAGCCGCGAGTCACATGACTGATGACACGTACAGCTGATGTGATGGGCGAGTCACAAGCTGAGAGACTTCCTCACCaactgtggtgtgtgtgtgcctgtgtgtgtgtgtgtgcgcgcgtgtgtcaGCTGACCTGCTCCCATGTGAGCAGTGATCAGCTGATTGGGTGGGAGAGTCCGACACCTTCTGACTCCCTGAACAACAAAGACACAGGAAACAGGCGACTTCCGTCCTGACgatcacacactgaacacacacacacacacacacacacacacacacacacacgtgttgtgaaaagtacccaaaagttaAAGTAACTGATGTGAGAAGTATGAGGAGGAAGTGTGTCTgagctgcttctgtctgtcctccacaGATTGATGTTGGGTAACGGGGTGAAGCGGAAACTGGACGAGGCTGAGGACGGTTTGGAGGGAGACGGGCGTCCTCCGGCGGCCGGCGGCATGTCGCAGGCGTCCTACACGCTGCAGCGGCAGACGGTCCTCAACATGTCCCTCATGAAGCTGTATGGTCCTCGGATGGGCGCCGACCTCGGCCTGCAGCGCCGAGTCCTCATCAACAACATCATCCGCCGCATCCACGACGACTTCAGGCAGGAAGGAGGCGTCggccctctcttcttctccgcCGCTCCGCCCGTcgctgccgccgccgccaccgGCTGTGAGGACGAGAGCTACCGACAGCCTCcgcctccttcctcctccttcagcatCCTGTCATCGTCGCTGTCGGGACTGACGACGTTGGACTCCTGCCTGACTCCCGCCTcgctgctggaggaggacatGCCCATGTTCTTCACCCTgccgccctcctcctccacccagcACCACCACCTGCACCACTCCCTGAGGCCGCCCCCACCCTCACCCTCGCCTAAAGACAGCTTCTCCTCCGCCCTGGAGGAGATCGAGGAGCTCTGTCCCTCCTCTTCGTCTTCCTCGTCCTCCGGCCCGccgtcccctcctcctcctgctcggGTTCTGTTTGATGTTGTCATGAAGGAGGAGGGGCGGAGCTTCCAGGAGGTGGAGAGCAGGTTGGAGAagccccctccacctcctccacctcctcttcctccctcaccGTCCTCCCCGGGCTCCTTCCTCACTGACTTTGCCCTGGACGACGTCCTCTTCACAGACATCGACACGTCCATGTACGACCTCGGGCCCTGCCCGCCCCTGTCAGGAGCGCCGCCATCTAAGATGGCCCCCGTTGTGATGGCTGACGACCTCGTCCGGTCGATGTCGGGGTATGGTTCCGCGGGGCCCGGTGCTCAGAACCAGCCTTTTAAAATGGACCTAGCTGAGCTGGACCACATCATGGAGGTTCTGGTGGGCAGCTGAGAGGACGAGCAGCGTCGCCTCAGAGACACGAGGAGACGTTTTCACTCTTCTTGTTGATTTTGTACAGTTTTTAAAGTCACGACGTTCTTCACACTGGTCTTATTCTGGAGGAGTCGAGCTGCTGGTGTCGAGTTTTAACATTGATAAACTGTTACAACATTAATTCTGAGAGAGTTCTGGTCACATCAGACAGAACCAGGCAGGTCTGGGTCTCAGAGGCGGCACCGTCACAGCAGTATTTATTAACGTGTACGGTTGCCAGTGTTTTAGCCGACATGCTAACACGAGTCAGCCACAAGAACCTTCTGAACTACTTAATTATCTATTGGTGcgaaaaatattaatattacaatttttatattttaaatgatgCAGTGACTCGTCCTTTAAAGGTCTGATTTGTGAGATATGGACAgaactttagtttaaaacactgaaaaactgGATTAACATCATcagcagagtgaagaaacaacagcgATGACGTCTCTGCTGTGTTAGAGATGTGTActgtagttagcatgctaaccagctagcctccgAACACCACTGTGTAGCTCCGAGGTGACggcctctgtactgtatcccgtcttcacactgacctcctGAGCTAACTGACGGCAGCTAGTCGCGACAGCTAAagagtgagcagcagttagcggctgtgctgtagttttggagctaccttctgTCCATTTCTTACAGATTCCACCTTTTAATGTGTGAGGTCACATTTCATGAAGCTCACAGAGGTTCACAGATGTTTAAAACATCTAC containing:
- the LOC141006046 gene encoding SERTA domain-containing protein 2-like, whose amino-acid sequence is MLGNGVKRKLDEAEDGLEGDGRPPAAGGMSQASYTLQRQTVLNMSLMKLYGPRMGADLGLQRRVLINNIIRRIHDDFRQEGGVGPLFFSAAPPVAAAAATGCEDESYRQPPPPSSSFSILSSSLSGLTTLDSCLTPASLLEEDMPMFFTLPPSSSTQHHHLHHSLRPPPPSPSPKDSFSSALEEIEELCPSSSSSSSSGPPSPPPPARVLFDVVMKEEGRSFQEVESRLEKPPPPPPPPLPPSPSSPGSFLTDFALDDVLFTDIDTSMYDLGPCPPLSGAPPSKMAPVVMADDLVRSMSGYGSAGPGAQNQPFKMDLAELDHIMEVLVGS